ATCAGCAGATTCAACAAAATCATTTTGGTTAAATCCGACATGCCGATGGGTGAAGTTGGCAAAATCCGAGGCGATCATCAAACCGTTGCCACAGACCAAACGCCAAACTGAAGCAATCAGTTTGAAGGAACTGCCCAGGTCGTGAGAATTATAGAGAACCAGGTCAACCCGCTCATCCTTCGGATTCATTTCGAAGTGTTCATTCCGGGTAAAACGAATGGAATGCTTTTGAAATCCTTCCTTATCCTGGATACGGGTGCCGCTCTGCTCTGCCTTGATCGGAAACCAGCCAGCATCACGCAGCAGGTCAACAGCATCTAAGGTTGGAACAAAGGTGTAACGACTGGATACTTTATCTACAGGCTCAGTTGCACCAGCAGCAGAAGCGTACTTAACGATCAGGTCATTGGTCATAAAAATTGGTGCGGTCATGGTCGTGTCTCCATTGAGATTGAAAAAAATAGGGACAAGACCCCCGTCAGGGAGGTTTTGTCCCTGATGGGTTGACTGCTTATTGAGTGTGGATTGGTTTTACTCTGTTTTTTCTGTTTTCATTTTCTACCTCTTGAGGCCAAGAGGTGCAGAAGACCTGCCGTTTACAGATTGGTGCAGACTGACATTATTGCCATCAGTCATTCCTTGCCGGTAGGCATTGCCGTCAACACGACTGGCTCTTGACATTATCGTTTTTATACGTGGGAAGAGCCGATTGACTCGCTGGTCAACTGCTTTATCTTTAATCACCATCAATGCAGTACCGGTCATCCCAAAGGCATTACGATTATCCGTCGGGGCAGTGTTCTGCTTCAGACGTTCTAATCGTTGGCTGATCGTTTTAATCATTCCCAGGCGGTAACTGTTATGCAGGGATTTACCGTGAGTTCTGGTACAACCCCTTGCACGATTTACATAAGCCTGGCTCATTCGCTTAATGGTAGAGCGCAGTCGTTCAAACAGATCAGTGATAATTATCAAATCTGTCTGGCCGGCTACAAAAATGAAACTCCAACCGTTGCTGTTTCTGGTACGGATTGCTCGGCCATTGAAGGTTTGGGCAATGAAGCTTCCCATGGAGATTTCCCATGTCTGGGAAGTCTTGGTCAGTCCACATACTTCTGCAGAACCTACATGCGCACCACTTCCGTCAAGAGCTACATCAGCAACGGACAGATTGTGTTCACGCATCAGCTCCTCGGCCTTCTTCATGGCAAGGGCAGCTTCGTTTTCGTTATCACTTGCCGACAGAGCAAGTAATTTCTGGAGTTTATCGATTATTTTCTGATCTATCATGGCCTTGTCTCCTTTGAGATTAAAAAAAATAGGGACAAGACCCCGTCAGGGAGGTTTTGTCCCTGATAGGTTGATATTGATTGCGAAGAATTTAGCTAAAACTGAATACCCATATCCGCAAAGGATGTTATCTCATCCCCGACGATTATATGGTCCAGCACTTTAACATCTATAATCTGCAGGATTTCTTTCAGTTTTTTGGTCAATTCAATGTCTTGTTGGGAAG
This genomic stretch from Desulforhopalus sp. harbors:
- a CDS encoding DUF945 domain-containing protein, giving the protein MTAPIFMTNDLIVKYASAAGATEPVDKVSSRYTFVPTLDAVDLLRDAGWFPIKAEQSGTRIQDKEGFQKHSIRFTRNEHFEMNPKDERVDLVLYNSHDLGSSFKLIASVWRLVCGNGLMIASDFANFTHRHVGFNQNDFVESADKITAAATVINDQMDYLKGIHLGYDEQIAYAAAAHRLVYEDFGNAPISPEQLLTQRRFADGSNSLWTTFNKVQENIIKGGVKGKVNGEDGPRKVTTRAVKALDRNIKLNQALWVLTEKMAELKSLSIAA
- a CDS encoding DUF2786 domain-containing protein yields the protein MIDQKIIDKLQKLLALSASDNENEAALAMKKAEELMREHNLSVADVALDGSGAHVGSAEVCGLTKTSQTWEISMGSFIAQTFNGRAIRTRNSNGWSFIFVAGQTDLIIITDLFERLRSTIKRMSQAYVNRARGCTRTHGKSLHNSYRLGMIKTISQRLERLKQNTAPTDNRNAFGMTGTALMVIKDKAVDQRVNRLFPRIKTIMSRASRVDGNAYRQGMTDGNNVSLHQSVNGRSSAPLGLKR